In Oikeobacillus pervagus, the following are encoded in one genomic region:
- a CDS encoding IS110 family transposase encodes MHNRQNYLYVGVDLHKQHHTAVIINCWQEKLGEIQFENKPSAFSKFLLEVETYVCDGITVVFGLEDVGGYGRALAKYLVDHEQVVKEVNPALSFLERKSEVMIKKNDSWDAECVARILVNKFNQLPDAKPNDLFWSIQQLVSRRNALVKAQSALKNQLHIQLNHHYPSYKKFFSELDGKTALAFWQQYPSPSCLEGTNIKRLTAFLLDVSNNTCSVKKASEILKLVKEDGHTMKEYQETRDFLVRSIVRDIEFKKTEMKYIERELKQLVKLLDYQLETMSGIELVTASALIAKIGDVRRFPNANKLARFAGIAPVYFGSGGKGKVHKNKQGNRALHALFYNLAVQQVQVAKGSKMPRNPVFHAYYQKKLKEGKTKGQALVCIMRRLVNIIYGMMKYKTAYELPIVEEKEVV; translated from the coding sequence ATGCATAATAGGCAGAATTATTTGTATGTAGGAGTAGATTTACATAAGCAGCATCATACGGCTGTTATTATTAATTGTTGGCAAGAGAAACTAGGAGAAATACAATTTGAGAATAAACCATCTGCATTTTCGAAGTTTTTACTAGAAGTAGAGACATATGTGTGTGATGGGATAACTGTTGTATTTGGTTTAGAAGATGTTGGTGGTTATGGAAGAGCATTAGCAAAATATTTAGTAGATCACGAACAGGTAGTGAAAGAAGTAAATCCAGCTTTATCATTTTTAGAACGCAAAAGTGAGGTAATGATTAAAAAGAACGATAGTTGGGATGCGGAATGTGTAGCACGCATATTGGTAAACAAATTTAATCAATTACCAGATGCAAAGCCAAACGATTTATTTTGGTCGATACAACAATTGGTTTCAAGAAGGAATGCATTAGTAAAAGCACAAAGTGCATTAAAGAACCAATTACATATTCAATTAAATCACCATTATCCAAGTTATAAAAAGTTTTTCTCAGAGTTAGATGGAAAAACAGCATTAGCGTTTTGGCAGCAATATCCGTCACCCTCTTGTTTAGAGGGGACGAATATAAAGCGATTAACAGCTTTTTTATTAGATGTTAGCAACAATACATGTTCAGTAAAGAAAGCAAGCGAAATATTAAAACTTGTAAAAGAAGATGGACATACAATGAAGGAATATCAAGAAACACGAGATTTTTTAGTAAGAAGTATTGTACGGGATATTGAGTTTAAAAAGACAGAAATGAAATACATCGAGAGAGAATTAAAACAGCTAGTAAAACTACTAGATTATCAATTAGAAACGATGTCGGGAATAGAACTTGTGACGGCATCAGCATTAATTGCAAAAATTGGAGATGTAAGACGATTTCCAAATGCCAACAAATTAGCACGATTTGCGGGGATTGCGCCTGTTTACTTTGGTTCTGGTGGGAAAGGTAAGGTGCATAAAAACAAACAAGGAAACAGGGCGCTACACGCTTTATTTTATAATTTAGCTGTACAGCAAGTGCAAGTAGCAAAAGGAAGTAAGATGCCACGAAACCCAGTGTTTCATGCGTACTATCAAAAGAAGCTTAAAGAAGGTAAAACAAAAGGACAAGCACTTGTGTGTATTATGAGAAGGCTTGTCAACATTATATACGGAATGATGAAATATAAAACAGCCTATGAATTGCCGATAGTGGAAGAAAAAGAAGTAGTTTAA